Genomic window (Pleurodeles waltl isolate 20211129_DDA chromosome 2_2, aPleWal1.hap1.20221129, whole genome shotgun sequence):
tacaactgagtccggtgttagctgttgtgtgatgtacacggggtctgttggtggcggtttatattttttctccactcttggagtaatggcccttccttttacaggctcctgaaacacttgtttggagtgtttgagcattccaggtagcatgggaagactctggtactggctgtgtgtggacgacagtgtattaaatagaaagtcgtcttcaatgggctctgcatgtaggctgacattatgaaatgccccTGCCCTTGACACCACTTGTGCATAGGCtctactatcttctggtggcgacggtctagctgtataacagtcaggactattatctgacactggtgcatcataaaggtcccatgcgtcagggtcatcttgactcatccctgtgtgggtcggggattgcatcataggtggactGGCTACCGgggatggttgcggagagcattgtggagatggtggcggggttacttgtttagccacctttgcctgtggctgcttgtctttctcctggaaggcaagtttgcgtttcatcctaataggagggagagtgctgatctttcccgtttctttttggatgtggagccgtctttgggtgtagtctggctccattgtctctaattcctgtccaaatctatgtattttcatttgtgaggacagtccttgttcctctgtgtaggaacttgatttcggttccgaagccggatgtttctgtatcgaaaccttttcggctacttttttcggttccgacgaaaccttttttgttttcggcgtcgtggtctctcggtgccgattcatttcggtgccgctgtctcggtgctgaACCTGCtgggagccactatctcgagcccgagattgctgtgtggctgtatctcgaccggagtcggatgacttcgccaccagcgtgccctttttcggtgccgatgatcggtcacctatttttcgggttaagccatggcctgttggcggtggcgtcccctgggcttttgttgtcttctcgtgagttttatgtttcgacgtcttactcacggttttcggcgtttcttcgggatcgagctcgcccgagtccgattcatggatggagaagctttcttcttcctcctggaaacgcccttgtcctgtcggcgccaacgccatctgcagtcttcttgctcttcgttctcttaatgtcttcctcgaccgaaatgctcgacaggcttcacaggtatcctccttgtgctctggagacagacacaagttacagaccagatgctgatctgcatatggatacttgttatggcattttgggcagaagcggaatggggtccgttccatcagccttgaagagacacgtggccgggccgaccaggccccgacggggggatcgaaaaaaacccgaagggccaccgcagctcttcaaaagtcggtgtcgatctgttataactaacctgataccgaacgcaaacaataccgacgatttttccgagattctaactaactttccgacccgaaacacggagcgaaaaggaacacgtccgaacccgatggcggaaaaaaaacaatctaagatggagtcgacgcccatgcgcaatggagccgaaatgggaggagtccctcgatctcgtgactcgaaaagacttcttcgaagaaaaacaacttgtaacagatggcgggatgtgcacagcatgtgtatctgcagctacacatgccaccgaacatttaAATATAGGCTTAtgataaaatagatttttttttgtaaattgctaatatttatctgtgggtgtagtgttttgctatatttggctgctgaaTTTGTTAAAACATGACAGGCACCAAAGTATGAATGCATGTCTataagttaaataaatgtggatatGTACCATTTTTGACTCCACTTATTTGAaaaccagaaaataaaaaaatggataaatactaataagatggtcaaaaatatatatggataaatacagacggaaatgtaacacaaaaaaaataccataaaaccgggagccctacttACTAGATAGGGCACATTTTTTCTCTCTCCCATTGACACAAGGCAGCACAGGAACTTTTGCTTAGTATTGTCTTGTATCAAAGAACAGAGCATCTGGGCCTCAATCTCACACAGTCTTACTCACTGTCACTTGACTctccctcactatcacccacacaacatgcttacacatgcagacacacttgctCCCACATACGCACTCTCTCTTACTAAAAATGCTCTGGCCTGCAAGCAtgtatacaacatacatttaaaataatttttagttACTACAGCAGCCCcctaaatgtgctgcatttttattCCACTATTAATGAATTACAGAACTTTGTTCACTATTAGTATGATGAAAAACGGGCAGACAATACTGATTGCGGCGCTACCCCAGTGACTTTGTTTTTGACAACTCTGAGGCCAGGGCTCGCAAAGGCAGTGCTCGGGGTCGCAAGGATGATGTCCATGTGCTAGATACACAGTCGCTGTAAGGCAAAGAACATCTAGGCAGGGCCACTGTTTTTTTCCAATTACACAGCCATAGCGAGTTTTGCATTATACCAGAATTGCTGCATTTTCCACatcatccatcatctgctgcataatctacagattttaacaaaacaaaaattgctgCTTTTGCTTTAACAGTAAGTTAATAAAAATGCTGCGACGTGTTGCCTCCCGGTGGAAGGCCCTTTACAAACCTTGGCTGATCACCTTTCTGGTGCTTAGTGCTATGCTTGGGTGATAAACTGGTACTGTTGAGGTGTAACCAATGCCAGTACAGTGTTACCAGGTTTATAAATGCCATAATAAAGAAGTCATATTATTACAATAAGTGCTGTATTCCGCcacattatttgccttttcttgcctcattatttactcacctctgccacataatttgaccctctcctgcctcataattccagtggccctgataatagGTGACAGTGATTGGAGTAAGAGGGAAATTTGTGCGAAATGGAAAACTTTTAATAGGAGTGAGGTGAAAGGAATGAATGAAAAATGGAGAGTGGGGGTTAGAGGGATATATATAATCAGAGATAGAAACCCTTTATCAATTATTGTTTTGCGTGCCTTTTTAGGGCTGGCAGTAAAACGCAGCATTTTTGCAAATCTATTTGGACATTTTTACTATAGAATGTACCACTTGGTCTCATTCTTTTCAAAATGTTCTAGTTTCAaaattcaccagccaccactaGGTAGCCTCCAAGAAAAAAGAGCACACCTCTCCTTGTAATTGTCTCATACTGCCTACTGGTTCCTGGACACTGTGTTAGAGATGCGAAGAAAGCACGGGTTGGGATGGGGGAGTGAATCAGTCCTCTGTCCAAGATGATAGACCCGAACGCTCTAGATGCTGTTGTGTGCGGCTTGGCGGCAGGCACGCCTGGTCTCTGCTCCTCTCCCTTGTGCCTTCTCAAGGCGCTGCTCGGAACCTGCTGGGAGAACACcgtttgaataacaacattatgtGACCTGTCTAGCTATGTTAAATATACTCGAATACTATTGGTAGGCGAGAGGCCACACCTAAAAATGCAACCACAGTAGTGTAGTACCAGCTCTCTTTACCACTCTTTGCCAGCGGGGCAGAATTGGCGAGAGTGCAGTATACAATACTTATGAATGTAATTCCTATTTCTAACTTAACATTCTAAATACAAAGTCTTTACCACACTCAATAAATACCTCATCCCAGAATCGGTAATTAGCAGGTGCATCACCCTATACCATTCCATTTATAATCGGGGTCCAAATATCCAGAAAACAATATATAAGCAACAGCATCCAGCAGAAaccatttctaattggtcaatttgAATGTCCACTAGAATCATAAAATAGGGATATATGTATTTGGACAAATACGAAATAAAACCCACTACATGTGTGAAATCTACAAAAAATGATAGTGACGCAATGGTATCGTCAGGCATGCCGTTAACGTTCACATGATGAGAATGATTTTAACAGTCATTCAGATTTCAAAGTTCGGGGTACAATATTTAGAGTTATTGTACCTTCCCCAAAGGTAAACGCAAAATGAAAGTACAAAAACGTGGTGTTTGGGTAAaatcagtgctcaatttgagccggtgattttctgcatcaggcacttactgtgagcaaaagacacatatggcaaagtcggaggaaggaaaaaacaaaggcagatggcaggagtgagttGAAgatacagggagtggctgtaaatgtatttcagcagccgcgtgtttcagagagcTTTAGgcgccggcacgtttttatttacaaattaagcactgggtaaaatGAATAAAACCTCACGCACTGTTTGATTAAGCACcgacacattaaaaaaacaaaattagttaAATTTATGAATTTTGTTTTATTCAGTCCAGTCTTACGCTTTTCTTTCTGGTGTTGTACACCAGTACAATCAGTAGCATCTCACCAGCAGCACTTAGGGCTACGAGGAAGGGGGCGACAGACATCATGTCCGCCTCGGCTTGCGGGAAAGAAAGCTGTATGACAGCCAGGGCCAGAAAGGCGTTTTGAACCCCGCTCTCAATGGCCACGGTTTTGCAGACTGGACCAGGCATCTTAAAAATCGTGGAGGAAAGTAAGTGGCCAAGTAACAGTCCAAAAAGAGGAATTAAAAGCCCAATCAAGAGCAAGTCCAGTTGCACCCCTGTTAAAAAGTGGGAACCCATCTGAACCCCAAGGTAAATGCCAAGAACCACAATCAGAGAGGTGAGAGGTCGAATGATTCGCTCGAGATACTGCGCGTACTGGGGGGCTCTTTGCTTAATGATTACTCCGACTGATATTGGTGCTGCAATCGATAGTAGTGTCGCCATCATTTTTATCAAGGGAATATGCAACGAGGCCGACAACCCTAAAATATGGCTGTACACATAGGAGTTAATGGGCATCGTGAAcaaagacagcattgtcagagagcAGGTCATGGAAATGGCgagggtgatgtcaccttccaggaGCAGCGCATACAGGTACCCGCCTCCCCCGCCGGGGCAGGTGCAGGTCAGAATAAAACCAAAAGCCAAGGCTTGGGGCAGCTGCCAGATCCGAGTCAAGAGAAAGCCCCAGAAGGGCAGGAAGATGAACTGgatggctgccccaaggagcaccGGCAAGGGCTTCCGCCACAGACTG
Coding sequences:
- the SLC10A5 gene encoding sodium/bile acid cotransporter 5, giving the protein MLTRLVVFSVLLVTPGHGRQPAASFLSISEHDEILLSSETQSAFTVSSRYVENESRSYIVVSVQDEEVVQVVNVTRSTPNATHFLVVVKTQGPGETALKVQLWDLKGTQHRLVEESEYVQVTVVRGRPIRHLPKRARDFTTLALIIVLPVVLLNKCAFGCKIELETLRSLWRKPLPVLLGAAIQFIFLPFWGFLLTRIWQLPQALAFGFILTCTCPGGGGGYLYALLLEGDITLAISMTCSLTMLSLFTMPINSYVYSHILGLSASLHIPLIKMMATLLSIAAPISVGVIIKQRAPQYAQYLERIIRPLTSLIVVLGIYLGVQMGSHFLTGVQLDLLLIGLLIPLFGLLLGHLLSSTIFKMPGPVCKTVAIESGVQNAFLALAVIQLSFPQAEADMMSVAPFLVALSAAGEMLLIVLVYNTRKKSVRLD